A genomic region of Miscanthus floridulus cultivar M001 chromosome 3, ASM1932011v1, whole genome shotgun sequence contains the following coding sequences:
- the LOC136541471 gene encoding indole-3-acetaldehyde oxidase-like isoform X2: MAASPSTAPAPSSSASAAVVFAVNGERVELREGDVDPGTTLLEFLRTRTRFTGPKFGCGEGGCGACVVLLSAYDAASGAVSHAAVSSCLTLVHGLHHRAVTTTEGLGRAGAGGLHAVHERLAGFHASQCGFCTPGVCMSLAAALAAAEAKAKAQAGRRPDDPPEGFAARLTAAEAERAVAGNLCRCTGYRPIADACKSFAADVDLEDLGLNSFWRKGDAQASKLPRYDEGSIGVFPEFLKAEIRASSGIDDLYTPPALVGSASTWHRPRSVEEYYKLVGSELFGESRTKVVVGNTASGVYRETEVYDRYIDLRCIPELNSVSKEANGVHIGAAVSISQAIEILRVEAGGCNDVVFCKIADHMEKVASPFVRNTASLGGNLIMAQRDQFASDIATILLAAGSSICIPASSRRLTVTLEDFLQMPPCDHKTLLLSIYIPRWTPIGSLSGGKTMDGTVSKIGTSVLFETYRAAPRPLGNAVAYLNSAFLAQVSSDATSSSLMLRELCLAFGAYGSQHAIRARNVEKLLVGKPITVSVLLEACRLLKETIVPKEGTRHAAYRSSLAVAFLFSFLYPVTEGTLKPLKAVHLNGYVTCGTNGNPNCGPDAHVDVSLKKINDVNSGSCTNDRILEYSNQIIEINKDYLPVGIPTKKVGAELQASGEAVFVDDIPAPKDCVYGAFIYSTKPLAHVKSIELDLLLKQLKTLGVVTVKDIPEGGSNVGANTIFGPEPLFGDPVTQCAGEPLGVVIAETQRFANIAAKRAVIDYSTENLDAPILSIEEAIKRCSYFETPPFLLPQKIGDFSKGMAEADQKISSEYYFYMETQAALAIPDEDNCMVVYSSSQCPETAQNVIAKCLGLPCHNVRVITRRVGGGFGGKAVRSLPVATACALAAFKLRRPVRMYLDRKTDMIVTGGRHPMKICYSVGFRSDGKFTALHIDLFINAGMTKDVSLIIPHNFIEALKKYNWGAFSYEAKVCKTNIATKSAMRGPGEVQGSYVAEAIIEHVSSMLSADANLVRHRNLHTVESLALFHSECTEDAMGYTLHSICDQVTASETYQRRLEIIQSFNKSNKWKKRGLSFVPIVHKVLSRPTPGKVSILNDGSIAVEVGGIELGQGLWTKVKQMAAFGLGQLCPDRSQELLERIRVVQADTLSNVQGGWTTGSTTSESSCEAVRHACNVLVDRLKPVKEQFQEKQGNVSWDELISKAIMIGVDLSAREYYVPGPSGSYLNYGAATSEVEIDLLTGASTIVRSDLIYDCGQSLNPAVDLGQVEGAFVQGIGYFMNEEYVTNSDGLLISDGTWTYKIPTVDTIPKQFNVKLLNSGFHKKRVLSSKASGEPPLLLAASVHCATREAIRAARNEPHCSGFGPSPSHFDLEVPAIMPVVKELCGLDNVESIWGATIASCSFSALCDKRCN; encoded by the exons ATGGCTGCTTCGCCTTCGACCGCGCCCGCTCCTTCCTCCTCAGCGTCAGCGGCGGTGGTCTTCGCCGTGAACGGCGAGCGGGTGGAGCTCCGCGAGGGTGACGTGGACCCCGGCACCACCCTCCTCGAGTTCCTCCGCACCCGCACCCGCTTCACCGGGCCCAAGTTCGGCTGCGGCGAAG GCGGATGCGGCGCGTGCGTGGTGCTGCTCTCCGCGTACGACGCGGCGTCGGGCGCGGTGTCGCACGCGGCGGTGAGCTCCTGCCTCACGCTGGTGCACGGGCTCCACCACCGCGCCGTCACCACCACCGAGGGGCTCGGCCGGGCGGGAGCGGGAGGCCTCCACGCCGTGCACGAGCGCCTCGCGGGGTTCCACGCCTCGCAGTGCGGCTTCTGCACGCCCGGGGTGTGCATGTCCCTCGCCGCGGCGCTCGCGGCCGCCGAGGCCAAGGCCAAGGCCCAGGCGGGGAGGAGGCCCGACGACCCGCCCGAGGGGTTCGCCGCGAGGCTCACGGCGGCTGAGGCGGAGCGGGCGGTGGCGGGCAACCTCTGCCGCTGCACGGGGTACCGCCCGATCGCCGACGCCTGCAAAAGCTTCGCGGCCGACGTGGATTTGGAGGACCTGGGCCTCAACTCTTTCTGGAGGAAGGGGGACGCCCAAGCTTCCAAGCTGCCGCGGTACGACGAGGGGAGCATCGGTGTGTTCCCGGAGTTCCTCAAGGCTGAGATCAGAGCTTCTTCTGGGATTGATGACCTGTACACGCCGCCGGCATTGGTCGGAAGTGCCAGCACTTGGCACCGGCCTCGGAGCGTGGAGGAGTACTATAAGCTGGTAGGTTCTGAGTTGTTTGGCGAAAGTAGAACGAAGGTGGTTGTGGGAAACACCGCTTCAGGCGTTTACAGAGAAACAGAGGTGTATGATAGGTACATTGACCTCAGATGCATCCCAGAGCTGAATTCGGTTAGTAAGGAAGCCAATGGTGTTCACATTGGAGCTGCAGTATCGATTTCTCAGGCAATTGAGATTTTAAGAGTAGAAGCTGGTGGCTGCAATGACGTAGTTTTTTGTAAGATTGCTGATCATATGGAAAAGGTGGCTTCTCCATTTGTCCGGAACACCGCAAGTTTGGGTGGAAATTTGATAATGGCACAGAGGGACCAGTTTGCCTCTGACATCGCAACGATCCTTCTTGCTGCTGGTTCATCGATATGCATCCCGGCATCATCAAGAAGGTTGACTGTCACGTTGGAGGACTTCCTTCAGATGCCACCTTGTGATCACAAGACACTGCTATTAAGCATTTACATTCCTCGTTGGACTCCCATTGGTAGCTTATCTGGTGGTAAAACCATGGATGGGACAGTAAGTAAAATAGGAACTTCTGTGCTATTTGAGACATACCGAGCTGCTCCACGCCCTCTTGGCAATGCAGTTGCATATCTTAATTCTGCTTTCTTGGCTCAAGTCTCTTCAGATGCAACTTCAAGCAGCTTAATGTTGAGAGAGCTATGTCTGGCTTTTGGTGCGTATGGGAGCCAACATGCCATCAGGGCTAGGAATGTTGAGAAACTTTTAGTGGGTAAACCCATTACTGTATCGGTGCTACTTGAAGCATGTAGACTTCTCAAGGAAACTATTGTTCCTAAAGAAGGCACAAGGCATGCTGCTTATAGGTCAAGCTTGGCAGTTGCCTTTCTGTTTAGTTTTCTTTACCCAGTAACTGAAGGAACCTTGAAGCCTTTAAAGGCAGTTCATCTTAATGGCTATGTAACTTGTGGCACCAATGGAAATCCAAATTGTGGACCCGATGCGCATGTTGATGTTTCACTTAAGAAGATCAATGATGTGAACTCTGGTTCATGCACCAATGATCGCATTCTTGAATATTCAAATCAGATTATTGAAATCAATAAAGACTATCTCCCCGTTGGCATACCAACCAAGAAAGTTGGAGCAGAACTCCAAGCCTCTG GTGAGGCTGTATTTGTGGATGACATCCCCGCTCCCAAGGACTGTGTTTATGGAGCATTTATATATAGCACAAAACCTTTAGCCCATGTGAAGAGCATAGAACTCGACCTTTTACTCAAGCAGCTTAAAACTCTGGGAGTAGTTACTGTTAAGGATATTCCGGAAGGTGGCAGCAATGTTGGGGCCAACACTATATTTGGACCTGAACCTCTGTTTGGTGATCCAGTTACTCAGTGTGCAGGGGAACCTCTTGGTGTTGTG ATTGCAGAAACACAAAGATTTGCCAATATAGCTGCAAAAAGAGCTGTTATTGACTACAGTACTGAGAACTTAGATGCTCCAATTTTATCCATAGAGGAGGCAATTAAAAGGTGCAGTTATTTTGAAACCCCACCGTTTCTTCTTCCTCAGAAAATTGGTGATTTCTCAAAAGGAATGGCAGAAGCTGATCAGAAAATCTCCTCTGAG TACTACTTTTACATGGAAACACAAGCTGCTCTGGCAATACCTGATGAGGATAACTGCATGGTAGTGTATAGCTCAAGCCAATGCCCCGAGACAGCACAGAATGTCATTGCAAAGTGCCTTGGTTTACCTTGTCACAATGTTCGTGTTATTACCAGAAGAGTTGGTGGTGGATTTGGAGGAAAAGCTGTTAGATCATTACCT GTGGCAACTGCTTGTGCGCTTGCAGCATTTAAGTTGCGTCGTCCTGTCCGTATGTATCTTGACCGCAAGACTGACATGATAGTGACTGGAGGTCGGCATCCCATGAAAATATGCTATTCAGTGGGATTCAGATCAGATGGGAAATTCACTGCTTTGCATATAGATTTGTTCATAAATGCAGGAATGACAAAAGATGTTAGCCTCATAATCCCTCATAATTTCATTGAGGCACTGAAGAAATATAATTGGGGTGCTTTTTCTTATGAAGCAAAAGTCTGTAAAACAAACATTGCTACAAAGTCTGCGATGCGGGGGCCTGGGGAAGTACAAGGTTCTTATGTTGCCGAAGCTATAATTGAACATGTTTCTTCCATGCTCTCTGCTGATGCTAATTTGGTTAGACATAGAAATCTTCACACGGTTGAGAGCCTTGCTTTGTTTCATAGTGAGTGCACTGAAGATGCCATGGGTTATACACTTCACTCTATATGTGATCAAGTGACTGCATCAGAAACCTATCAGCGGCGGCTTGAAATAATCCAGTCTTTCAACAAAAGCAACAAATGGAAAAAGAGAGGCCTCTCTTTTGTGCCAATAGTACACAAAGTATTATCTCGACCGACACCAGGAAAGGTGTCTATTCTTAATGATGGGTCTATTGCTGTTGAAGTTGGAGGCATTGAATTAGGCCAGGGGCTTTGGACAAAAGTGAAGCAGATGGCAGCATTTGGTCTTGGACAGCTCTGTCCTGATCGAAGTCAAGAGCTGTTGGAGAGAATAAGAGTTGTTCAAGCGGATACATTAAGTAATGTACAGGGAGGGTGGACCACAGGGAGTACCACATCAGAATCTAGTTGTGAAGCAGTTCGTCATGCATGCAATGTCTTGGTCGACAGGCTGAAGCCAGTGAAGGAGCAATTTCAAGAAAAGCAAGGCAATGTTTCATGGGATGAACTTATTTCCAAG GCCATAATGATTGGTGTGGACTTATCAGCACGAGAATACTACGTTCCCGGTCCTTCTGGTTCTTACCTAAACTATGGCGCTGCTACTAGTGAG GTAGAGATTGATCTTCTCACTGGGGCCTCCACAATTGTAAGAAGTGATCTTATATACGACTGTGGCCAGAGCTTAAACCCCGCTGTGGACTTGGGGCAG GTTGAAGGGGCATTTGTTCAAGGAATCGGCTATTTCATGAATGAGGAATATGTCACCAACTCAGATGGATTGCTTATCTCTGACGGGACTTGGACATACAAGATCCCAACTGTGGACACCATCCCAAAGCAGTTCAATGTGAAGTTACTTAATAGTGGATTCCACAAGAAACGTGTGCTCTCTTCAAAAG CATCTGGGGAGCCACCATTGCTTCTTGCAGCTTCAGTGCACTGCGCAACAAGAGAAGCAATTAGAGCTGCAAGGAATGAACCACACTGCTCTGGGTTTGGACCTTCACCATCCCATTTTGATTTGGAAGTTCCCGCCATCATGCCCGTGGTGAAGGAGCTGTGCGGCTTGGACAACGTAGAGAG CATCTGGGGAGCCACCATTGCTTCTTGCAGCTTCAGTGCACTGTGCGACAAGAGATGCAATTAG
- the LOC136541471 gene encoding indole-3-acetaldehyde oxidase-like isoform X1: protein MAASPSTAPAPSSSASAAVVFAVNGERVELREGDVDPGTTLLEFLRTRTRFTGPKFGCGEGGCGACVVLLSAYDAASGAVSHAAVSSCLTLVHGLHHRAVTTTEGLGRAGAGGLHAVHERLAGFHASQCGFCTPGVCMSLAAALAAAEAKAKAQAGRRPDDPPEGFAARLTAAEAERAVAGNLCRCTGYRPIADACKSFAADVDLEDLGLNSFWRKGDAQASKLPRYDEGSIGVFPEFLKAEIRASSGIDDLYTPPALVGSASTWHRPRSVEEYYKLVGSELFGESRTKVVVGNTASGVYRETEVYDRYIDLRCIPELNSVSKEANGVHIGAAVSISQAIEILRVEAGGCNDVVFCKIADHMEKVASPFVRNTASLGGNLIMAQRDQFASDIATILLAAGSSICIPASSRRLTVTLEDFLQMPPCDHKTLLLSIYIPRWTPIGSLSGGKTMDGTVSKIGTSVLFETYRAAPRPLGNAVAYLNSAFLAQVSSDATSSSLMLRELCLAFGAYGSQHAIRARNVEKLLVGKPITVSVLLEACRLLKETIVPKEGTRHAAYRSSLAVAFLFSFLYPVTEGTLKPLKAVHLNGYVTCGTNGNPNCGPDAHVDVSLKKINDVNSGSCTNDRILEYSNQIIEINKDYLPVGIPTKKVGAELQASGEAVFVDDIPAPKDCVYGAFIYSTKPLAHVKSIELDLLLKQLKTLGVVTVKDIPEGGSNVGANTIFGPEPLFGDPVTQCAGEPLGVVIAETQRFANIAAKRAVIDYSTENLDAPILSIEEAIKRCSYFETPPFLLPQKIGDFSKGMAEADQKISSEVKLNSQYYFYMETQAALAIPDEDNCMVVYSSSQCPETAQNVIAKCLGLPCHNVRVITRRVGGGFGGKAVRSLPVATACALAAFKLRRPVRMYLDRKTDMIVTGGRHPMKICYSVGFRSDGKFTALHIDLFINAGMTKDVSLIIPHNFIEALKKYNWGAFSYEAKVCKTNIATKSAMRGPGEVQGSYVAEAIIEHVSSMLSADANLVRHRNLHTVESLALFHSECTEDAMGYTLHSICDQVTASETYQRRLEIIQSFNKSNKWKKRGLSFVPIVHKVLSRPTPGKVSILNDGSIAVEVGGIELGQGLWTKVKQMAAFGLGQLCPDRSQELLERIRVVQADTLSNVQGGWTTGSTTSESSCEAVRHACNVLVDRLKPVKEQFQEKQGNVSWDELISKAIMIGVDLSAREYYVPGPSGSYLNYGAATSEVEIDLLTGASTIVRSDLIYDCGQSLNPAVDLGQVEGAFVQGIGYFMNEEYVTNSDGLLISDGTWTYKIPTVDTIPKQFNVKLLNSGFHKKRVLSSKASGEPPLLLAASVHCATREAIRAARNEPHCSGFGPSPSHFDLEVPAIMPVVKELCGLDNVESIWGATIASCSFSALCDKRCN from the exons ATGGCTGCTTCGCCTTCGACCGCGCCCGCTCCTTCCTCCTCAGCGTCAGCGGCGGTGGTCTTCGCCGTGAACGGCGAGCGGGTGGAGCTCCGCGAGGGTGACGTGGACCCCGGCACCACCCTCCTCGAGTTCCTCCGCACCCGCACCCGCTTCACCGGGCCCAAGTTCGGCTGCGGCGAAG GCGGATGCGGCGCGTGCGTGGTGCTGCTCTCCGCGTACGACGCGGCGTCGGGCGCGGTGTCGCACGCGGCGGTGAGCTCCTGCCTCACGCTGGTGCACGGGCTCCACCACCGCGCCGTCACCACCACCGAGGGGCTCGGCCGGGCGGGAGCGGGAGGCCTCCACGCCGTGCACGAGCGCCTCGCGGGGTTCCACGCCTCGCAGTGCGGCTTCTGCACGCCCGGGGTGTGCATGTCCCTCGCCGCGGCGCTCGCGGCCGCCGAGGCCAAGGCCAAGGCCCAGGCGGGGAGGAGGCCCGACGACCCGCCCGAGGGGTTCGCCGCGAGGCTCACGGCGGCTGAGGCGGAGCGGGCGGTGGCGGGCAACCTCTGCCGCTGCACGGGGTACCGCCCGATCGCCGACGCCTGCAAAAGCTTCGCGGCCGACGTGGATTTGGAGGACCTGGGCCTCAACTCTTTCTGGAGGAAGGGGGACGCCCAAGCTTCCAAGCTGCCGCGGTACGACGAGGGGAGCATCGGTGTGTTCCCGGAGTTCCTCAAGGCTGAGATCAGAGCTTCTTCTGGGATTGATGACCTGTACACGCCGCCGGCATTGGTCGGAAGTGCCAGCACTTGGCACCGGCCTCGGAGCGTGGAGGAGTACTATAAGCTGGTAGGTTCTGAGTTGTTTGGCGAAAGTAGAACGAAGGTGGTTGTGGGAAACACCGCTTCAGGCGTTTACAGAGAAACAGAGGTGTATGATAGGTACATTGACCTCAGATGCATCCCAGAGCTGAATTCGGTTAGTAAGGAAGCCAATGGTGTTCACATTGGAGCTGCAGTATCGATTTCTCAGGCAATTGAGATTTTAAGAGTAGAAGCTGGTGGCTGCAATGACGTAGTTTTTTGTAAGATTGCTGATCATATGGAAAAGGTGGCTTCTCCATTTGTCCGGAACACCGCAAGTTTGGGTGGAAATTTGATAATGGCACAGAGGGACCAGTTTGCCTCTGACATCGCAACGATCCTTCTTGCTGCTGGTTCATCGATATGCATCCCGGCATCATCAAGAAGGTTGACTGTCACGTTGGAGGACTTCCTTCAGATGCCACCTTGTGATCACAAGACACTGCTATTAAGCATTTACATTCCTCGTTGGACTCCCATTGGTAGCTTATCTGGTGGTAAAACCATGGATGGGACAGTAAGTAAAATAGGAACTTCTGTGCTATTTGAGACATACCGAGCTGCTCCACGCCCTCTTGGCAATGCAGTTGCATATCTTAATTCTGCTTTCTTGGCTCAAGTCTCTTCAGATGCAACTTCAAGCAGCTTAATGTTGAGAGAGCTATGTCTGGCTTTTGGTGCGTATGGGAGCCAACATGCCATCAGGGCTAGGAATGTTGAGAAACTTTTAGTGGGTAAACCCATTACTGTATCGGTGCTACTTGAAGCATGTAGACTTCTCAAGGAAACTATTGTTCCTAAAGAAGGCACAAGGCATGCTGCTTATAGGTCAAGCTTGGCAGTTGCCTTTCTGTTTAGTTTTCTTTACCCAGTAACTGAAGGAACCTTGAAGCCTTTAAAGGCAGTTCATCTTAATGGCTATGTAACTTGTGGCACCAATGGAAATCCAAATTGTGGACCCGATGCGCATGTTGATGTTTCACTTAAGAAGATCAATGATGTGAACTCTGGTTCATGCACCAATGATCGCATTCTTGAATATTCAAATCAGATTATTGAAATCAATAAAGACTATCTCCCCGTTGGCATACCAACCAAGAAAGTTGGAGCAGAACTCCAAGCCTCTG GTGAGGCTGTATTTGTGGATGACATCCCCGCTCCCAAGGACTGTGTTTATGGAGCATTTATATATAGCACAAAACCTTTAGCCCATGTGAAGAGCATAGAACTCGACCTTTTACTCAAGCAGCTTAAAACTCTGGGAGTAGTTACTGTTAAGGATATTCCGGAAGGTGGCAGCAATGTTGGGGCCAACACTATATTTGGACCTGAACCTCTGTTTGGTGATCCAGTTACTCAGTGTGCAGGGGAACCTCTTGGTGTTGTG ATTGCAGAAACACAAAGATTTGCCAATATAGCTGCAAAAAGAGCTGTTATTGACTACAGTACTGAGAACTTAGATGCTCCAATTTTATCCATAGAGGAGGCAATTAAAAGGTGCAGTTATTTTGAAACCCCACCGTTTCTTCTTCCTCAGAAAATTGGTGATTTCTCAAAAGGAATGGCAGAAGCTGATCAGAAAATCTCCTCTGAG GTTAAACTTAATTCTCAGTACTACTTTTACATGGAAACACAAGCTGCTCTGGCAATACCTGATGAGGATAACTGCATGGTAGTGTATAGCTCAAGCCAATGCCCCGAGACAGCACAGAATGTCATTGCAAAGTGCCTTGGTTTACCTTGTCACAATGTTCGTGTTATTACCAGAAGAGTTGGTGGTGGATTTGGAGGAAAAGCTGTTAGATCATTACCT GTGGCAACTGCTTGTGCGCTTGCAGCATTTAAGTTGCGTCGTCCTGTCCGTATGTATCTTGACCGCAAGACTGACATGATAGTGACTGGAGGTCGGCATCCCATGAAAATATGCTATTCAGTGGGATTCAGATCAGATGGGAAATTCACTGCTTTGCATATAGATTTGTTCATAAATGCAGGAATGACAAAAGATGTTAGCCTCATAATCCCTCATAATTTCATTGAGGCACTGAAGAAATATAATTGGGGTGCTTTTTCTTATGAAGCAAAAGTCTGTAAAACAAACATTGCTACAAAGTCTGCGATGCGGGGGCCTGGGGAAGTACAAGGTTCTTATGTTGCCGAAGCTATAATTGAACATGTTTCTTCCATGCTCTCTGCTGATGCTAATTTGGTTAGACATAGAAATCTTCACACGGTTGAGAGCCTTGCTTTGTTTCATAGTGAGTGCACTGAAGATGCCATGGGTTATACACTTCACTCTATATGTGATCAAGTGACTGCATCAGAAACCTATCAGCGGCGGCTTGAAATAATCCAGTCTTTCAACAAAAGCAACAAATGGAAAAAGAGAGGCCTCTCTTTTGTGCCAATAGTACACAAAGTATTATCTCGACCGACACCAGGAAAGGTGTCTATTCTTAATGATGGGTCTATTGCTGTTGAAGTTGGAGGCATTGAATTAGGCCAGGGGCTTTGGACAAAAGTGAAGCAGATGGCAGCATTTGGTCTTGGACAGCTCTGTCCTGATCGAAGTCAAGAGCTGTTGGAGAGAATAAGAGTTGTTCAAGCGGATACATTAAGTAATGTACAGGGAGGGTGGACCACAGGGAGTACCACATCAGAATCTAGTTGTGAAGCAGTTCGTCATGCATGCAATGTCTTGGTCGACAGGCTGAAGCCAGTGAAGGAGCAATTTCAAGAAAAGCAAGGCAATGTTTCATGGGATGAACTTATTTCCAAG GCCATAATGATTGGTGTGGACTTATCAGCACGAGAATACTACGTTCCCGGTCCTTCTGGTTCTTACCTAAACTATGGCGCTGCTACTAGTGAG GTAGAGATTGATCTTCTCACTGGGGCCTCCACAATTGTAAGAAGTGATCTTATATACGACTGTGGCCAGAGCTTAAACCCCGCTGTGGACTTGGGGCAG GTTGAAGGGGCATTTGTTCAAGGAATCGGCTATTTCATGAATGAGGAATATGTCACCAACTCAGATGGATTGCTTATCTCTGACGGGACTTGGACATACAAGATCCCAACTGTGGACACCATCCCAAAGCAGTTCAATGTGAAGTTACTTAATAGTGGATTCCACAAGAAACGTGTGCTCTCTTCAAAAG CATCTGGGGAGCCACCATTGCTTCTTGCAGCTTCAGTGCACTGCGCAACAAGAGAAGCAATTAGAGCTGCAAGGAATGAACCACACTGCTCTGGGTTTGGACCTTCACCATCCCATTTTGATTTGGAAGTTCCCGCCATCATGCCCGTGGTGAAGGAGCTGTGCGGCTTGGACAACGTAGAGAG CATCTGGGGAGCCACCATTGCTTCTTGCAGCTTCAGTGCACTGTGCGACAAGAGATGCAATTAG